The Anaerolineae bacterium genome includes the window ACAGCCTGCTCCCAGCGGCCCAACTGCTGAAGAAGCACCGCCAGGTTGAAGTGCACCGCTGGCCAGTCCAGCCCCTGCCCGAGCGCCTGCTCAAAGAGGCCCACCGCCTGCTCCAGCGCGCCGCGCGATTGATAATCCATCGCCTGGGCAAGGAGGGGCAGGGCGCGGGTGGATGGGCCGGCGCTCTCTTCGACCGATTCGAAAATGGCCTCGGCTAGGGTTTCCAGCGCCCGCCGGCGGAGTGCCTCAGCGGGGTTGGCGCTCTCCGCTTCCTCCCCGGCTTTCTCCTCCTGAGGGGCTGTGGGGGCTTCCACGGTGGGGCGCACCGGGCCGGCGGCCGGCGGCGCCGCGCCCTGGCCGAGCGCCTCCAGCGCCTGCCGGGCGGCCGCGCTGCGCGGGTTAATATTGAGGGCCTGCTGGATGCATTCCAGGGCGCGCTCCCGTTCGTTCTGCCGCTGGAAGAGGTGCGCCAGCACCAGGTATGTCCGCACCGCCTCCTGGGTGCGGCCGGCCTGCAGATACGCGCCGGCGAGCCGCTCGTGGGCGGTGAGGTCCTCCGGCGCAAGCTTGGCGGCCTGCTCCAGGGTTTCCACCGCCCTGGCCCAGTTTTTCATTGCGGCAAAGACCTCGGCCGCCGCCAGATAGTGGCGGACAGCTCCGGCCGAATCGCCCATATCCGCCAGGATGGCGCCGGCGCGCAGATGGGGCAGGGGATCGTCCGGCCGCAGTTCGCACGCCCGCTGGTACGAGGCCAGGGCGCTGGCCGGCTCCCCGCTGGAAAGGTATGCCTGCGCCAGGTAGATGTGGACATCCGCATTGTCCGGGAACTCCTGGAGGGCGCGCTGATAGGCGGCAATGGCCTCCTTCCACCGGCCATCCCAGGCGAAATTATGTCCTTCGCGCAGGGCTTGTTCGAAGACCTTGCGTTTTCCGGCCACAGGCGGTCTCCTTCAGAAACGCGGGCGGGCGTGCCGGCGCCGTGCTTGCCGCGCGATCAAGCCAGGGGCACCCCGCCCAGCAGATGGGCCACCAGCGCTTTCTGCGCATGCAGGCGGTTCTCGGCCTGGTCGAAGACAGCGGAATGCGGTCCATCCATGACCTCATCGGTGATCTCCTGGCCGCGGTGCGCCGGCAGGCAGTGCATGACGATGACCTTCGGGTTCGCCAGCGCCACCAGGGCGGAGTTCACCTGATAGGGCGGGAATATCTTCTGGCGCTCCTCTGCCTCCGCCTCCTGCCCCATGCTGGTCCAGACGTCGGTATAAATCACCTGGGCGCCGCGCACCGCCTCTTTCGGGTCCTCAATGAGGGAGATGGAGGCGCCGGTACGGGCGGCGAGCTGGCGCGCTTTGGCGACGGTTTCGGACTTGGGCATGTAGCCGGCCGGCGCGCTGATGACGATGTCCATGCCGGTCTGGGCGCCGGCGAACATCAGGGATGTGGCCACATTGTTGCTCCCATCGCCGACAAAGACCAGGCGGATGCCGCGCAGGGTGCCGAACTTCTCGCGCACCGTGAAGACATCGGACAGGGCCTGACAGGGATGGTTGTAGTCCGAAAGGCCGTTGATGACCGGCACGGAGGACCACTTGGCCAGCTCCAGCACGTCATCATAGGCGAAGACGCGTGCCATAATGCCGTGCACATAGCGGGAGAGCACGCGCGCCACATCGGAGACCGCCTCGCGCTTGCCCAGTTGGATCTCGTTGGGGGAGAGGTACAGCGCCTGCCCGCCCAGGTGCAGCATGGCCATGTCGAAGGAGACGCGGGTGCGCAGGGATGGCTTCTGGAAGATCATGCCGAGGGTCTTGCCGGCCAGGATGGGCTTGTTGCCGCCGCTGAGATATTCCTTCTTCAGGCGTTCGGCCAGGTTCAGCAGGCCTTCGAACTCATCCACCGTCAGGTCAGCGATGCACAGAAAATGCTTCATGGCGCCCTCCATGGTATCATGTGAGATGAACAATATATTCTGATAGCATAAGTATACCCCGATATGTCTGCAGGGCAAACCCTACCGGCCGGCTCAACGCCTGGTATCTGCCTGCACCGGATTGCGCAGGATGCCAATGCCCTCGATCTCGACCTCCACCACATCGCCGGCCGCCAACGGGCCGATGCCGGCCGGCGTGCCGGTGTAGATGACATCCCCTGGCTCCAGCGTCATAATGTGGGAGATATAGCTCACCAGGAAGGGGATATCGAAGATCATATCCCGCGTGCGGCCGTTCTGGCGCACCTGGCCGTTGACGCGGCAGAGCACCCGCAGGTCTGCCGGCGAGATTCCCGTCTCGATCCACGGCCCCAGCGGCGCAAAAGTATCGAACCCCTTGCCGCGCGTCCACTGCCCATCGCGCCGCTGGAGGTCGCGGGCGGTGACGTCGTTGCCGCAGGTATAGCCGAGAATGTGCCGCAGTGCTTCCTGGCGTGGGATGTCCTTTCCCCGCCGGCCAATGACCACCACCAGTTCCGCCTCGTGGTCCACCTGCTGGCTTTCCGCCGGCAGGATGATCGGCTCCTCATGGCCGACGAGGGCGCTCGGCGGCTTCAGGAACAGCAGGGGCTCCGCCGGCACCTCGACCTGCTGTTCGGCGGCGTGGGCGGCATAATTGCGTCCCACCGCGATGATCTTGGTCGGCTCGCAGGGGGGAAGCAGTCGCAGTTCGTCCAGCCGGCCGATGGGCTCCGCCGGCTCGAGCGGCCCCGCGAACGGACTGCCGGCGCGCAGTCGGTGGACCATCTCCCCCTGCACGATGCCGTAGGTCGGTTGATGCTGGTAGATGCAGCGGACGATTCTCACGGTCATGCTCCTTGTGCTGATAAGATAATGGGGCGGTATGATGCCAGGTACCCGTTACCGTCATGCCCGCCGGCGCGCCCAGACCTGGTCATAATTGACCTCCCAGACGACCTCTTGAACTTCCTCCAATGGGAGGTCCTGCAGGACGCTGGCGACCCGCCGGCGGGGGAAGACCTTGCCCGGCAGGAAGCGTGCCTCCCAGCCGATGCGGTTGGTGAAGAGGAGCCAGCCGCCTGGTTTCAGCACGCGCGTCATTTCCGCCAGCGCGGCGCGGGGGTGCGGCATGAATTCCAGCGCCTCACAGCACGTCACCGCGTGGAAGGCGGCATCGGGAAAGGGGAGCCGGCAGGCGTCCCCCTGCACCAGATAGGCCCGGCCGGCGTGTTCCGCCAGGTTGCGGCGGGCCTGAGCCAGCATGCCGGCGGAAAGGTCCAGCCCCACGATCGTGCCGCGGAACGCCGGCTGGCGGAGCAGACTCATGGGCACGCGCCCGGTGCCGGTGGCCACATCCAGCACCATTGGTCGGGGGACATGTGCCAGTGCCGCCGCCAGCGGCCGGCCGAGGGTGGCGTCTTCCAGCTCGACGTCGTATGCCTTGATGCGGTCGTAGCGGCCGGCGGTCCAGTCGTACAATTTGGCGACGATGGAGCGGCCCAGGTAGGTGCCCTCCGCCAGGATGAACTGCCAGTAGACCAGCAGGATGAGGATCAGCAGGACAGCGAGCAGGATGCCGGCCATATGCTCCCTGGAAATGTCTGGACATGCGGGATACAGTCCCATTATAGCACAGAGGGATACGAGAGGGAGAGAAATGATCAGGCCATACGCGAAACCCCGCCGTGCCGTGTGCGGAAGAGGTTTGAACCTGCTCTCGCAGGTGGGTGCCTCCTGACAGCCAGCACGACTCCTTCACATGGAAGGGAAGTCGCAGCTTCTGCAGAGTCCGGCTCCCTCTTATTAAGTGTTGGCTCAAACCGCATTACCGCATCACGAGCACAGCAGGGCTCTCTTTCCTTATATACCACAAATTGGGCGGAATGACAAATTGGGCAAAAAGGCGTTGCGCGGGTGTGAGTTTGCCAAAATGGCGGGATTTGGTTATACTATGAAGTGTAAACGTGCCCCTGTAGCTCAGAGGATAGAGCAGCGGCCTCCGGAGCCGTGCGCGGGCGTTCGAGTCGCCCCAGGGGTACTGTTTTTATTTTGGGCGCCGGCATGTTCCCCCTCTTTCAGCTCATGCGTGGCTAATTGGCCTCTGAAGCCCGCCGGCCTCGCTTGACGTGCTTCGCCGGCAGTACTACAATAATGGCAGGTTGTCCCTTGCGCCGGCCATCTATCCCCCCATGCACTTCGGCAAGTGAACCGGCTCCAGTATGCACAGCAGAGGAGGTGTGCCATGTTGTGCACGTATGCGAAGCTGGATGAGAAGAAGCTGGCCGCGCTGCGCGAGTTGGAGACGCAGCACAACGTGCGGGTGGTGGCCCTGGCCTGCCATGATATTCGGCCGGCCCACCTGACCAAAGCGCAGGAGGAAGCGATCAAGAAAGCGGAGCAGGAACTGGGCGTCGTCCTGCTGGCCTATGAACAATAGCGCCGCGGAACAGGCCGCAAGCAACAGCAGGGGGCACACTGCGCCCCCTGCTGTCTCTGTCCGAAATATGACAATTTGTTCATCATGAATAAAATTTCATGGAATTCTATTGACTATCACGATAATCTATGATATGTTATAGCTGTGGTTAGCCTGGAACCCAGGCGGCCGGAAGAACAGGGAGGAGGTAGGGGCGGCCTCCTTCCTGTTCTCTTTTTATGCCTCTGAGCCGGCCGGCGCCTGAACCGCCGGCTCCAGGCGGAAGAAATCGGTCATCTTCACCGTGCCGCCCGGCTCCACGATGACGAAGCGCCGGCTGTCCCACCGCCCCTGCGCCAGGTCCTTGATCCATTCCGGTGAGCCCGGCACCTCCTCGAACCGCAGACGG containing:
- a CDS encoding fumarylacetoacetate hydrolase family protein, with translation MTVRIVRCIYQHQPTYGIVQGEMVHRLRAGSPFAGPLEPAEPIGRLDELRLLPPCEPTKIIAVGRNYAAHAAEQQVEVPAEPLLFLKPPSALVGHEEPIILPAESQQVDHEAELVVVIGRRGKDIPRQEALRHILGYTCGNDVTARDLQRRDGQWTRGKGFDTFAPLGPWIETGISPADLRVLCRVNGQVRQNGRTRDMIFDIPFLVSYISHIMTLEPGDVIYTGTPAGIGPLAAGDVVEVEIEGIGILRNPVQADTRR
- a CDS encoding class I SAM-dependent methyltransferase is translated as MGLYPACPDISREHMAGILLAVLLILILLVYWQFILAEGTYLGRSIVAKLYDWTAGRYDRIKAYDVELEDATLGRPLAAALAHVPRPMVLDVATGTGRVPMSLLRQPAFRGTIVGLDLSAGMLAQARRNLAEHAGRAYLVQGDACRLPFPDAAFHAVTCCEALEFMPHPRAALAEMTRVLKPGGWLLFTNRIGWEARFLPGKVFPRRRVASVLQDLPLEEVQEVVWEVNYDQVWARRRA
- the argF gene encoding ornithine carbamoyltransferase; its protein translation is MEGAMKHFLCIADLTVDEFEGLLNLAERLKKEYLSGGNKPILAGKTLGMIFQKPSLRTRVSFDMAMLHLGGQALYLSPNEIQLGKREAVSDVARVLSRYVHGIMARVFAYDDVLELAKWSSVPVINGLSDYNHPCQALSDVFTVREKFGTLRGIRLVFVGDGSNNVATSLMFAGAQTGMDIVISAPAGYMPKSETVAKARQLAARTGASISLIEDPKEAVRGAQVIYTDVWTSMGQEAEAEERQKIFPPYQVNSALVALANPKVIVMHCLPAHRGQEITDEVMDGPHSAVFDQAENRLHAQKALVAHLLGGVPLA